A region of Kribbella sp. NBC_01245 DNA encodes the following proteins:
- a CDS encoding carbohydrate ABC transporter permease gives MPPTELWTRTGAAAPRSGAAAEPVAVPAAPRRPKRVNAKRYLTGYLFIAPAVILFAVFGVYTVGYGLALSFASWNGLAPQWTWVGLQNFRDLFLNDPLLAPVVQASAGRTAVVMVVLPLATIAISLPIAVLLNSVRRFRAPLRTIYLLPFVTSGNAVFYAWRFMYEPDGIINTCLRAIGLGALAEPDGFLGNPDTALAATVWVQIWVSVPLGILLYLTGLQTVDGELIDAARVDGAGSVRAFRHVIVPLLNPLTALLVIIQVREALQSFQIYLLMTNGGPIDRTNVLGLEVFKLAFSPSANLGQASALGWTLFVVALVLAIVNLRILRSRS, from the coding sequence GTGCCACCAACCGAGCTGTGGACCAGGACCGGGGCGGCCGCGCCCCGGTCCGGGGCCGCCGCCGAGCCGGTTGCGGTCCCGGCGGCGCCACGGCGGCCGAAGCGGGTGAACGCCAAGAGGTACCTGACCGGCTACCTCTTCATCGCGCCAGCGGTGATCCTGTTCGCGGTCTTCGGGGTGTACACGGTCGGGTACGGCCTGGCCCTGAGCTTCGCCAGCTGGAATGGTCTCGCGCCGCAGTGGACCTGGGTGGGTCTGCAGAACTTCCGTGACTTGTTCCTGAATGATCCGCTGCTCGCGCCGGTGGTGCAGGCCTCTGCTGGGCGGACGGCCGTCGTCATGGTCGTATTACCCCTGGCGACTATCGCGATCAGTCTGCCGATCGCTGTTCTGCTCAACTCGGTCCGGCGGTTCCGGGCACCGCTGCGGACGATCTACCTGCTGCCGTTCGTCACGTCGGGCAATGCGGTGTTCTACGCCTGGCGTTTCATGTACGAGCCGGACGGCATCATCAACACCTGTCTGCGCGCGATCGGGCTGGGCGCGCTGGCCGAACCCGATGGGTTCCTGGGTAACCCGGACACCGCGCTGGCCGCGACTGTCTGGGTCCAGATCTGGGTGAGCGTCCCGTTGGGAATCCTGCTGTACCTCACCGGCCTGCAGACGGTGGACGGGGAACTCATCGACGCGGCCAGGGTGGACGGCGCGGGATCGGTGCGCGCGTTCCGGCACGTGATCGTCCCGCTGCTGAATCCGCTCACCGCGTTGCTGGTGATCATCCAGGTCCGCGAGGCTCTGCAGAGTTTCCAGATCTACCTGCTGATGACCAATGGCGGGCCGATCGATCGCACGAACGTGCTCGGCCTGGAGGTCTTCAAGCTCGCCTTCAGCCCGTCTGCGAATCTCGGGCAGGCGAGCGCACTCGGGTGGACGCTGTTCGTCGTCGCACTGGTTCTGGCCATCGTCAACCTGCGCATCCTGCGCTCCCGGTCATGA
- a CDS encoding ABC transporter substrate-binding protein — MKMMGWVRRRAPRVWRAAVSVAVVTALASSMAACGGGGKTAAEPKVLTMWTFKQSHVKALEAVGAEWGKTSGYTVKVTAYTPDETYATKIRAGGTTKDLPDLITAHSSWEEWSFANAGLLTDLTDKFDDGWKKQLSPSAVTETTLTQQIIDSKAKDPNGNLKNLKADHFYAVPYLMGSAGLVYAYKPALKKAGLDPEKAPESWEDWVTAMRATKAADAKSGGLTVGLQNNLTAYGWLYRPMAFGYLGPEAFKNRQGRNPTTPWDSPQSIATLKLYGQLSDLWMPGVLALGIDQADQAFAQGKASWLVGGTFTLPFVVQQGLKPEDILVFPIPMSKAGAERNVGLHPSPLVSAGVASTSKHQAEATDFLKFLTSPAGAKIFAAESRDVPATAIEPSELDPLIQKMVAAFGEPGANSFKINDWSADPGGGGPITLTTGTELAKLQANKTTPEELGKSLAKQYATAWAGVK, encoded by the coding sequence ATGAAGATGATGGGCTGGGTACGCAGACGCGCGCCGCGGGTTTGGCGGGCAGCGGTTTCGGTCGCGGTGGTCACGGCGCTGGCGTCGTCGATGGCCGCTTGCGGGGGTGGCGGCAAGACGGCTGCCGAACCGAAGGTGCTCACGATGTGGACCTTCAAGCAGTCCCATGTGAAGGCTCTCGAGGCGGTCGGCGCCGAGTGGGGGAAGACGAGTGGCTACACGGTCAAGGTCACCGCGTACACGCCCGACGAGACGTACGCGACCAAGATCCGCGCGGGGGGCACGACCAAGGACCTGCCCGACCTGATCACCGCGCACAGCTCCTGGGAGGAGTGGTCGTTCGCGAACGCCGGCCTCCTGACCGACCTCACCGACAAGTTCGACGACGGCTGGAAGAAGCAGCTGAGCCCGTCGGCGGTCACCGAGACGACCCTGACCCAGCAAATCATCGACAGCAAGGCCAAGGACCCGAACGGCAACCTGAAGAACCTGAAGGCCGACCACTTCTACGCGGTCCCGTACTTGATGGGCTCGGCCGGCCTGGTCTATGCCTACAAGCCGGCCCTCAAGAAGGCCGGACTGGACCCCGAGAAGGCGCCGGAGTCGTGGGAGGACTGGGTCACTGCGATGCGTGCCACGAAGGCGGCCGACGCGAAGTCGGGCGGTCTCACCGTCGGCCTGCAGAACAACCTGACCGCGTACGGCTGGCTGTACCGGCCGATGGCCTTCGGCTACCTCGGTCCGGAGGCGTTCAAGAACCGGCAGGGCCGGAATCCGACGACCCCCTGGGACAGCCCACAGAGCATCGCGACGCTGAAGCTGTACGGCCAGCTGAGCGACCTGTGGATGCCGGGTGTGCTGGCTCTCGGCATCGACCAGGCGGATCAGGCGTTCGCCCAGGGCAAGGCCAGTTGGCTCGTCGGTGGTACTTTCACACTTCCGTTCGTCGTACAGCAAGGTCTGAAGCCCGAGGACATCCTGGTGTTCCCAATTCCGATGTCGAAGGCCGGAGCCGAGCGGAACGTCGGGTTGCACCCGTCGCCGCTGGTGTCGGCGGGTGTCGCCAGCACGAGCAAGCACCAGGCCGAGGCTACGGACTTCCTCAAGTTCCTCACCTCGCCGGCGGGGGCGAAGATCTTTGCCGCGGAGTCGCGCGATGTGCCGGCCACGGCGATCGAGCCGAGTGAGCTCGATCCGCTGATCCAGAAGATGGTGGCGGCGTTCGGCGAGCCGGGGGCGAACAGCTTCAAGATCAACGACTGGTCCGCCGACCCGGGCGGCGGCGGTCCGATCACGCTGACGACCGGGACCGAACTGGCGAAGCTGCAGGCCAACAAGACGACTCCGGAAGAACTCGGCAAGTCACTCGCTAAGCAGTACGCCACGGCCTGGGCGGGAGTGAAGTAG
- a CDS encoding glycoside hydrolase family 2 protein: MSQSNHDLISLSSNPWKITGYIGDEWHYRNAFVSQQPLNTQHPASVPGSIHWDLIRAGEITDPYLDRQSRACEWVSQRQWVYSTDFEIPEDWSPRRTFLVFGGIDYLADVFLDGRLVGATDSLFTPTRFELPSDPGRHELAVVLHEAPAEQAQIGHTSLVRSRKPRMSYGWDFAPRLLDLGLWADVELVSRGALGIADVWLRPQLREDNQAATVAIEITFDGPAPRETSVRLRIEHDDAEVLTVESPVAKGAETLTEQIEINEPALWWPNGMGPQHLYSCHVSVTVANEETDATSDTFGVRRLSLIHNADGENVRNDALPYTLEINGQGVYLKGWNWVPVDAMYGRPDLSERYAELIGLARDAHVNLLRVWGGGLIERREFYRLCDRNGLLVWQEFIQSSSGLDNDPPTDPTHLADLVVEARGIVRSRRNHPSLAIWCGGNELSTADGPVTVDHPNIAALHDVVRELDPDRPYVPSSPSGPVFYLTEECATAQPMDQHDVHGPWDYSGPNQSYTVYNSSTALFHSEFGAPGAVARSSLDKFMSPDAQWPPDATNPNWLHHGAWWLQRDWLDGLFGPVDDLDDYLQLSQWLQADLLGYAVDSNRRRWPMCSGSLPWQLNEPWPNAACTSAVDYYLRPKLAYWAVQQSYAPVSASLRHDGLALGGRPMTAAVHVSSGHPADGTVEVDTYTLNGSQLGHESFTFSGSGSRAVGPLTVDPAAADVVLVRLTLTTDTASVRRHYVFGNGDADSAPLRGLYQAPRAELRASWEGDRIVLRNEGPGVALFPAVDIDDESVRWQVSDNGPVILPGETWDCGLTLGRRQQAVGPHSPRRPGPPPAEVAVGIRSWNCATQLKIPTPWA; encoded by the coding sequence ATGTCGCAGAGCAATCATGATCTCATCTCCCTCTCGTCGAATCCGTGGAAGATCACCGGCTACATCGGCGACGAGTGGCACTATCGCAACGCTTTCGTGTCTCAGCAGCCGCTGAACACCCAGCACCCGGCCTCGGTTCCAGGGTCGATCCACTGGGACCTGATCAGGGCAGGTGAGATCACCGACCCGTATCTGGACCGCCAGAGCCGCGCCTGCGAATGGGTGTCGCAGCGTCAATGGGTGTACTCAACCGATTTCGAGATCCCGGAGGACTGGTCGCCGCGCCGTACCTTCCTGGTGTTCGGCGGGATCGACTATCTTGCCGACGTCTTCCTGGATGGACGTCTCGTCGGCGCCACCGACTCGCTTTTCACGCCCACCAGGTTCGAACTACCGTCGGATCCGGGCCGGCACGAGCTGGCCGTCGTCCTGCACGAGGCACCCGCCGAGCAGGCCCAGATCGGGCACACCAGCCTGGTCCGGTCCCGCAAGCCGCGAATGAGCTACGGCTGGGACTTCGCCCCACGCCTGCTCGACCTCGGCCTGTGGGCCGACGTCGAGTTGGTCAGTAGGGGTGCCCTCGGCATCGCTGACGTCTGGCTGCGCCCACAGTTGCGCGAGGACAACCAGGCCGCGACCGTCGCCATCGAGATCACCTTCGACGGACCGGCGCCGCGGGAGACCTCGGTGAGGCTCCGGATCGAGCACGACGACGCCGAGGTTCTGACTGTCGAATCTCCGGTCGCCAAGGGTGCCGAAACGCTGACCGAGCAGATCGAGATCAACGAGCCGGCGCTGTGGTGGCCCAACGGCATGGGTCCGCAGCATCTCTACTCCTGTCACGTCTCGGTCACCGTCGCGAACGAGGAGACCGACGCGACGTCGGACACATTCGGCGTCCGCCGGCTCAGCCTGATCCACAACGCCGACGGCGAGAACGTGAGGAACGACGCACTCCCGTACACGCTGGAGATTAACGGCCAGGGCGTCTACCTCAAGGGCTGGAACTGGGTCCCGGTCGACGCGATGTACGGCCGCCCGGATCTCTCCGAGCGGTACGCCGAACTGATCGGGCTGGCCCGCGACGCACACGTGAATCTGCTCCGGGTCTGGGGCGGCGGCCTGATCGAGCGGCGCGAGTTCTATCGGCTGTGCGACCGCAACGGGCTGCTGGTCTGGCAGGAGTTCATCCAGTCGTCGTCGGGGCTGGACAACGATCCGCCCACCGATCCCACTCATCTCGCCGATCTCGTGGTCGAGGCCCGCGGCATCGTTCGGTCGCGCCGCAACCATCCGTCACTCGCGATCTGGTGCGGAGGCAACGAGTTGTCCACGGCCGACGGCCCGGTGACGGTGGACCATCCGAACATCGCGGCACTGCATGATGTGGTCCGCGAGCTGGACCCCGACCGGCCGTACGTACCGTCGTCTCCGAGTGGTCCGGTGTTCTACCTGACCGAGGAGTGCGCGACCGCGCAGCCGATGGACCAGCACGACGTCCACGGTCCCTGGGACTATAGCGGGCCGAACCAGTCGTACACGGTGTACAACAGCTCGACCGCCCTGTTCCACAGTGAGTTCGGCGCACCCGGTGCCGTCGCCCGAAGCTCCCTCGACAAGTTCATGAGCCCCGATGCACAGTGGCCGCCCGACGCGACCAATCCCAACTGGCTGCATCACGGGGCCTGGTGGCTGCAGCGGGACTGGCTCGACGGTCTCTTCGGGCCCGTCGACGATCTCGACGACTACCTCCAGTTGTCGCAGTGGCTCCAGGCCGATTTGCTCGGGTATGCCGTCGACAGCAATCGCCGGCGCTGGCCGATGTGCAGCGGCTCGCTGCCATGGCAGCTGAACGAGCCCTGGCCGAACGCGGCGTGCACGAGCGCTGTGGACTACTACCTCCGCCCCAAGCTGGCCTACTGGGCCGTCCAGCAGTCGTACGCCCCCGTGTCTGCAAGCCTCCGCCACGACGGTCTCGCGCTTGGCGGCCGGCCGATGACGGCGGCGGTCCATGTGAGCTCCGGCCATCCGGCCGACGGCACCGTCGAGGTGGACACCTACACGCTCAACGGATCACAGCTCGGGCACGAGAGTTTCACCTTCAGCGGCTCCGGCTCGCGTGCCGTCGGACCGCTGACGGTCGATCCGGCCGCCGCGGACGTCGTACTTGTCCGGCTGACTCTGACCACGGATACGGCTTCGGTACGACGGCACTACGTCTTCGGCAACGGTGACGCCGACTCTGCCCCGCTGCGGGGCCTCTACCAGGCGCCGCGTGCCGAACTGCGGGCCTCCTGGGAAGGTGACCGGATCGTCCTGCGCAACGAGGGTCCTGGGGTCGCGCTTTTCCCCGCCGTCGACATCGATGACGAGTCGGTGCGCTGGCAGGTGTCGGACAACGGTCCGGTGATCCTGCCCGGCGAGACGTGGGACTGCGGCCTGACGCTGGGACGACGTCAGCAAGCCGTCGGGCCGCACTCGCCGCGCCGACCCGGCCCGCCGCCTGCGGAGGTTGCCGTCGGCATCAGAAGCTGGAACTGTGCCACCCAGTTGAAGATCCCCACGCCCTGGGCCTGA
- a CDS encoding prolyl oligopeptidase family serine peptidase, translating into MQFSHKQLGARGAAVPRRRLSVATALVVIASMVVGAAPAVGATRQEATTQKATLPGRPGPDILYAPPAAAPQLENARPWRATPLMVSGASAYRDGEFLYQDYLYDDLGASELYTYPTYPDYAGNAADLVEIRLRPLREAMVVRLTYNTMLDPELVATTIALGDSPLLRAMPHGANTRAPGQVFVTVHGSSGDAVNAATGQRIPYPAVGVSVSPQRRQVDVQIPYGIFDPRGQTGVRVAAATGLWDRAAGRYLIPQAVADERHPGGASGLTPSAFFNVGFRYDEPLVGTQVKQIREKQQSEALAAGDISPFFATVDFVKLASRVDDELRGKRGGAPTSGVMNRIYASHFEDQQGRGSAASLQTENCAQGCAPDRAGQLQSYSIYLPARLVPSAGYGLTIMLHGSGSTENSYQASHMLTQLGEREGGSIILMPEGRGPSYFYYGQAAADIFEAWADIARAYHLDPSNTALMGGSMGGYGTYKLASMFPDLFEAILPIVPCPSGGVLMVPGGPVPGGEASAIVHVAPSLRHVPSLSLQSVNDEACQYSGDKGAAAIFKRLDELNYEYEAYSFIGAEHAAVGLLLLDDATQAVDFFTGRRVVTDPAHVTYVVNEEMSQPQVGLNADHAYWLSGLKVRDTSGPPIGSVDAVSSGLGKADPAPVATESGQGVYPTNPYPYVFQRKRPGQEITAPKQDRLHLNLTNVGAVTVDPARAGLTCAADIEVATDGPVTVNLAGCGRTLTAG; encoded by the coding sequence ATGCAATTTTCACACAAGCAACTCGGAGCTCGCGGCGCTGCCGTCCCAAGAAGGCGGCTGTCCGTGGCGACCGCGCTGGTAGTGATCGCGTCGATGGTGGTCGGCGCTGCTCCAGCGGTCGGCGCCACGAGACAGGAGGCGACCACACAGAAAGCCACCTTGCCCGGCCGTCCAGGACCGGACATCCTCTACGCCCCGCCGGCCGCCGCACCGCAGCTGGAAAATGCCCGTCCGTGGCGCGCGACCCCGTTGATGGTGTCGGGTGCTTCCGCCTACCGCGACGGCGAATTTCTGTACCAGGACTACCTGTACGACGACCTGGGCGCATCGGAGCTGTACACGTACCCTACCTACCCGGACTACGCCGGGAACGCGGCCGATCTGGTCGAGATCAGGTTGCGTCCGTTGCGCGAGGCAATGGTCGTCCGGCTGACGTACAACACGATGCTGGACCCGGAGCTCGTCGCGACGACGATCGCCCTGGGTGATTCGCCGCTGCTGCGTGCCATGCCGCACGGTGCCAACACGCGCGCCCCCGGCCAGGTGTTCGTCACCGTGCACGGCTCGTCCGGGGACGCGGTGAACGCCGCGACGGGACAGCGCATCCCGTATCCGGCGGTGGGTGTCTCGGTGAGTCCGCAGCGCCGGCAGGTCGACGTGCAGATCCCGTATGGGATCTTCGACCCGCGCGGACAGACCGGAGTCCGGGTGGCTGCGGCCACCGGTCTTTGGGACCGTGCCGCCGGCCGCTACCTCATCCCGCAGGCGGTGGCCGACGAGAGGCACCCCGGTGGCGCGAGCGGGCTGACCCCGTCAGCGTTCTTCAATGTCGGCTTTCGGTACGACGAGCCGCTGGTCGGCACTCAGGTCAAGCAGATCCGGGAGAAGCAGCAGAGCGAGGCCTTGGCCGCGGGTGATATCTCGCCGTTCTTCGCCACGGTCGACTTCGTGAAGCTCGCGTCGCGTGTCGATGACGAGCTGCGGGGCAAACGTGGTGGTGCTCCTACCAGCGGTGTGATGAACCGTATCTATGCCAGCCACTTCGAGGATCAGCAGGGCCGCGGATCGGCGGCCTCGTTGCAGACGGAGAACTGTGCCCAGGGGTGCGCCCCGGACCGCGCGGGGCAGTTACAGAGCTACAGCATCTACCTGCCGGCCAGGCTGGTGCCGTCCGCCGGTTATGGCCTCACGATCATGTTGCACGGCTCGGGTTCGACCGAGAACAGCTACCAGGCCAGTCACATGCTGACCCAACTGGGAGAGCGTGAGGGCGGATCGATCATCCTCATGCCGGAAGGCCGCGGACCGTCGTACTTCTACTACGGGCAAGCCGCTGCCGACATCTTCGAGGCGTGGGCCGACATCGCGCGTGCCTATCACCTCGATCCATCGAACACGGCGTTGATGGGCGGCTCGATGGGTGGGTACGGCACGTACAAGCTGGCGTCGATGTTCCCGGATCTGTTCGAGGCGATCTTGCCCATCGTGCCATGCCCGTCCGGCGGAGTGCTGATGGTCCCGGGCGGTCCGGTTCCGGGTGGGGAGGCGTCGGCCATCGTCCATGTGGCGCCATCGCTGCGGCACGTCCCCTCCTTGTCACTGCAGTCGGTCAACGACGAGGCGTGTCAGTACTCCGGTGACAAGGGTGCGGCGGCGATCTTCAAGCGTCTGGACGAGCTGAACTACGAGTACGAGGCGTATTCGTTCATCGGTGCCGAGCACGCGGCGGTCGGCTTGCTGCTGCTCGACGACGCCACCCAGGCGGTCGACTTCTTCACCGGCCGCCGTGTCGTCACCGATCCCGCGCACGTCACGTACGTCGTGAACGAGGAGATGAGCCAGCCCCAGGTCGGGCTGAACGCTGACCACGCCTACTGGCTGTCCGGCCTCAAGGTGCGTGATACCAGCGGGCCCCCGATCGGCAGCGTCGACGCGGTGTCGTCCGGTCTCGGCAAGGCGGACCCGGCCCCGGTCGCGACCGAGTCCGGGCAGGGCGTGTATCCGACGAACCCGTATCCCTACGTGTTCCAGCGGAAGCGTCCGGGCCAGGAAATCACGGCGCCGAAGCAGGATCGACTGCACCTCAACCTGACGAACGTCGGAGCGGTGACCGTGGATCCGGCCCGCGCGGGGCTGACCTGCGCGGCTGACATCGAGGTGGCCACGGATGGTCCGGTGACTGTAAACCTGGCCGGGTGCGGCCGTACGCTCACCGCGGGGTGA
- a CDS encoding alpha/beta hydrolase family protein, producing the protein METDEIPFRWRDGRGLAMQGAGRIYRPDNDLAPRPLIYVAGYEAEATAAEQFTKHGWVVVTPATPEEGAVWPGPNPLCRGLGMDAALLRVARRLSYVDDARVAITGGSAGGYMTLMTAAATFPLAGAFPAVPPVNLPYEVSCWDYDRSTISSLRPDGTTTAMAFAGNADTDKLLDELLAQYGGAADPRMLAASPLAHLNRITCRVAVWFTTADVLVPYPQVGGPFTDRVIAGAPAMYPVDPAVVCQGAAAEAVRLRLLDLLDDGEVEVRVLDIPAGTPPMVDVNAEPEVVLAPPDHERRWLVMILDEGAPDPDIGHFRYSVRVAVDGLMAECFERPVEPGQLTAAKLEQLADRYQGADWIGLGSGVVDSAELEEERTDVLRGLRTYCSRSRDHEERFRKLYSTLSAERQVFDHLFA; encoded by the coding sequence ATGGAGACCGACGAAATTCCTTTCCGTTGGCGTGACGGCCGCGGCTTGGCGATGCAGGGTGCCGGCAGGATCTACCGTCCGGACAACGATCTGGCGCCCCGGCCGCTGATCTACGTCGCCGGCTACGAGGCCGAGGCCACCGCAGCCGAGCAGTTCACCAAGCACGGATGGGTCGTGGTCACGCCCGCCACACCAGAAGAGGGCGCCGTATGGCCGGGCCCGAACCCACTCTGCCGTGGGCTCGGCATGGATGCCGCCCTGCTGCGCGTGGCCCGCCGGCTCTCGTACGTCGACGATGCGCGTGTCGCGATCACTGGAGGCAGCGCCGGCGGCTACATGACACTGATGACCGCCGCGGCGACCTTCCCGTTGGCCGGCGCGTTTCCGGCCGTCCCGCCGGTGAACCTGCCCTACGAGGTGTCCTGCTGGGACTACGACCGGTCGACGATCTCGTCGTTGCGGCCGGACGGTACGACGACCGCGATGGCGTTCGCCGGGAACGCGGACACGGACAAGCTGCTGGACGAGCTGCTGGCGCAGTACGGCGGCGCTGCCGATCCGCGGATGCTGGCCGCTTCGCCGCTGGCACATCTCAACCGGATCACCTGCCGGGTCGCAGTGTGGTTCACGACGGCCGATGTCCTTGTCCCGTATCCCCAAGTGGGTGGGCCGTTCACCGATCGGGTTATAGCGGGTGCGCCGGCGATGTATCCCGTGGATCCTGCGGTGGTCTGTCAGGGAGCGGCCGCGGAGGCCGTGAGGCTGCGCCTGCTGGATCTGCTGGACGACGGCGAGGTCGAGGTCCGGGTGCTGGACATCCCGGCGGGCACACCTCCGATGGTGGATGTGAACGCCGAGCCAGAGGTGGTGCTCGCTCCGCCGGATCACGAGCGCCGCTGGCTGGTGATGATCCTCGATGAGGGCGCTCCGGATCCGGACATCGGCCACTTCCGCTACAGCGTCAGGGTAGCCGTCGACGGCTTGATGGCGGAGTGTTTCGAGCGTCCGGTCGAGCCGGGCCAGCTGACCGCGGCGAAGCTCGAGCAGTTGGCCGATCGCTACCAGGGGGCCGACTGGATCGGACTGGGAAGCGGTGTGGTGGATTCCGCGGAACTCGAGGAGGAACGCACGGACGTCCTGCGCGGGCTGCGGACCTATTGCTCCCGGTCCCGCGATCACGAAGAGCGTTTCCGCAAGCTGTACTCCACTTTGAGCGCCGAACGGCAGGTCTTCGACCACCTGTTCGCCTGA
- a CDS encoding LacI family DNA-binding transcriptional regulator, which translates to MSRPTMPDVAREAGVSVKTVSRVINREPSVKPATAERVTAAIAKLGFRRNDAARSLRSGRSTSSIGLVIEDLGNPFYSMLARAVESVARKNDSLLISASSESDLDLERRLVHEMCERRVDGLIIVPSVGDQSFVNEEMEMGTPAVFVDRPPTGVKTDVVLADNAGGARAGLEFLIQRGHKSIAILAEDDRLYTMSQRLRAARTVADRAGVELVVATGLRTPAAAAAAAAGILARHRPPTAIFALNNRTAIGALAQVAGRGGSVEVIGFDEFELAYLVPEMLAVVAHDAADMGTQAAELLFARIGGYAVKPKRVVIPAELIPCEMHKDQTVPPAWLPSGR; encoded by the coding sequence TTGTCTCGTCCAACCATGCCCGACGTGGCCCGGGAAGCCGGTGTCAGTGTCAAGACGGTGTCCCGGGTGATCAACCGGGAGCCCAGCGTCAAGCCGGCCACGGCCGAGCGGGTGACCGCGGCCATCGCGAAGCTCGGCTTCCGGCGCAACGACGCGGCGCGGAGCCTACGGTCCGGCCGGTCCACCTCGAGTATCGGCCTGGTCATCGAAGACCTCGGCAACCCGTTCTACTCCATGTTGGCCCGCGCGGTGGAGAGCGTCGCTCGCAAGAACGACTCGCTGCTCATCTCCGCCAGCTCCGAGAGCGATCTCGACCTGGAGCGCCGGCTTGTCCACGAGATGTGCGAACGCCGCGTCGACGGGCTGATCATCGTTCCATCGGTGGGCGACCAGTCGTTCGTGAACGAGGAGATGGAGATGGGAACACCGGCTGTCTTCGTGGACCGGCCCCCCACCGGTGTGAAGACCGACGTGGTGCTTGCCGACAACGCGGGTGGTGCGCGCGCGGGCCTCGAGTTCCTGATCCAGCGCGGGCACAAGTCCATCGCCATCCTCGCCGAGGACGACCGGCTCTACACGATGAGCCAGCGGTTGCGCGCAGCGCGGACGGTCGCGGACCGGGCCGGTGTCGAGCTCGTCGTGGCGACCGGTCTGCGGACACCAGCCGCGGCCGCTGCGGCCGCCGCGGGGATCCTCGCGCGCCACCGGCCGCCGACGGCGATCTTTGCCCTGAACAACCGGACCGCGATCGGCGCCCTTGCGCAGGTCGCCGGCCGCGGGGGATCGGTCGAGGTGATCGGATTCGACGAGTTCGAGCTGGCTTACCTCGTCCCGGAGATGCTCGCGGTGGTTGCCCACGATGCGGCGGACATGGGCACCCAGGCGGCCGAGCTCTTGTTCGCCAGGATCGGTGGCTATGCCGTGAAGCCGAAGCGTGTCGTGATTCCCGCCGAGTTGATTCCCTGCGAGATGCACAAGGATCAGACAGTCCCACCTGCCTGGCTTCCGTCCGGCCGCTGA